The Trueperaceae bacterium DNA segment AACCCTGCACATAGGGTCGGTAGGCGTGGATGTTGAGGGGGTTGTAGAGGTAGATGTAGGGTGCCTCGTCAACGACGATCCGGTTGATCTCCTCGTAGATCGGGAGTCGCTCGATGAAGCCCTGGGTGCGGCGGCCCTCGACGAGGAGTTCATCGACCCTGGGGTTGCTGTAGCCGGTGAAGTTGAAGACCTCGCCGGTCTTGTGCTGGGCGTAGAAGTAGTCGTCGGGGTCGACCAGCCCGTTCCAGGAGCAGATGTAGGTGTCGTAGTTGCCGGCACCCTCCTCCTCCAGCCACTCGGCCCACTCGAGAGTGCGGATGGTGGCGTCGATTCCGACCGAGGCGAGGTTCTGCTGGACCACCTGGGCGATGCGGATCGACTCCTCGTATTGGGTGGTAGGCATGATCTCGAGCTCGAAGCCGTCACCCACGCCGGCCTCCTCGAGAAGCTGGCGGGCCTTCTCGGGGTCGTACTCGTACGGCGCGTAGCCCAACGCCCAGGCGCTGGAGGAGGGGATCGGGTCCTGCGTGGGCTCGGCGATGCCGAAGGTCGCGGCGAGGACGATGTTGTCCCGCTGCAGCGCGTAGGAGAGCGCCTGGCGCACCTTCACGTCATCCAGCGGCTCCCGCTCGGTGTTGACGCCGATGTACCAGTAGGCGCCAGCGGTCGTCTCGTCCACCACCACCTCTTCGCTCTCGCTCAGCTGCTCCACGCTCTGCGGGGGGATGCTGATCGCCCAGTCGACGTCGCCCGACACGAGAGCTGTGCGCCGCACCGAGCCGTCGGTGATGATCTGGATCTCGACGGCGTCGAGGTAGGGGAGGCCCTCCCGCCAGTAGTGCTCGTTCCGCTCGAGCATCACGAGGTTGCCGGGGCGGTAGTCGGTGATCCGGAAGGGTCCGGTGCCGATGGGGATGTTGATGGTGCCGTCGGCCTCGACGCTCTCCTCGGCGAAGATGCCTACCGACTTGTTGACGGCCAGGTGGCCCAGCAGGGCCGCATTGGGCGCTTCCAGCGTGAGCACTACCGTGCTCTCGTCGGGCGCCGCCACGTCGGTGACTCCGGCCAGCAGGTAGGCGTTGCCCGAACCGGTCGCTGGATCGAGCATCCGGTCGTACACCCGCACCACGTCCTGAGCGGTCATCTCGGTGCCGTTGGAGAACATGATCCCGTCACGCAGGTGGAACGTATAGGTCAGCCCGTCGTCAGACACCTCCCACGACTCGGCCAGGGAGGGCACCACGTTCTGCTCGGCGTCTAGGGTGACGAGGGTGTCGAGAACGTTCTCGAGGACCTGGAAGCTGGAGTAGGCGCTGGTGATGTGGGGGTCGAGGCCTACCGGATCCTGGGCCCAGGCTGCGACGAGGGTGCCGCCTTGCTGCTGGGCGCTGGCCAGGCCGAACAGGGCCACTAGCAGGCCCACGAACAGGGGCCGTAGAAGGGTTCGGGTCAATGGGATCACTCCGTTTCGGTGGGGGCTGCGTTGCCGCGAGTTCGGGCCGGCCTTCAGGAGGCCCGTGAACTGGGGATCTCCCAATCCCACACGCTCTTCTTGATCGCGACCACTTGTATCGTCTCGCTGCTTATTATCCCCTCCAATCCCAGTTCACTCTGGATGAACCGGTGTAGCTCGGCGTTGTCGGCGTGAAGCGACTCTACGACCACGTTGTAGGAGCCGACTCCCACGGCCACGTAGCGCACGGCCCGTGAACGGGCGATGCTGTCGGTAACGGCCTCCACCGCTCGAGGACTGACCTTGAGATAGGTGGTGGCGAGGATCGGTACCCCGAGTTGCAGCGGATCGCTTATCGCCAGGATCCGCATCCAGCCCTGTTCGAGCAGTCGGTTCACCCGTTTGCGAACCATGCTCTCGGAGGAGCCGATGCGCCGGGCTATCTCACGGTAGGGCATGCGGCCATCCTCGCGGAGATAGTCGACTATCCGGCGGTCGGTCGCATCGAGTTGTTCGTACGAGGCCGGTTTCACGTTCGGGCTCTCCCGCCAGTCAGGGTTGGCCGATCCTAGCGCGTTGCGTCCGAAGAGGTCAAGGAACGGGACGCAATGCGTCCACCGTTGCAACCGCGCGCGGAGCTACCCGTGGGGGTCGAGCTCCGGTTCGCTCGGCAGACGTCTGCCGGTGGCGACCTCCGCGGTAGCGTCCACCAGAACGTCCGTCGAGTTGACGAGTGGGACCGGAACGTCAACTTCCCCGAGCAGCAGCGGGACCTCGGTGCAGCCTGCGACGATCGCTTCGGCCCCTGCTCCCACCAGCGAGTTGGCCAGCGCGCGCATTCGAATCCTCACGCCCTTACCGGCGTCGCCCGACTTGAAGAGGTAGAGGAGTTCCATGAACTCGTCGCGCGCCTCACCGCGCGGCTCGAGCGCCTCGATCCCATTCCTCTCGAAAGCGTTTGCGTAGAGCCCGGCGTCGAGGGTACCGGCTGCGGCCAGAACGCCAACGCGTTGGATGCCAAGTCGACTCGTCGCGGCGACCGTCTCCACGATGATGCTCAGGAAGGGGACCTTCACAGCGGCGCGTATCTCGGCTTCGAAGGCGTGGGCGGCGTTGCAGGGCATGACCAGCAGCTGAGCCCCCGCTGCCTCGAGGCCCCGGGCCATGTTCGCGAGCAGCGGCGCCGGTGAGGGTCCCGTGCCCGCCACCGCTTCGTTGCGGTTGGGGACCTGAGGGTTGTTGTCGATGAGTACCCTCAGCCGATCCTGATCCCGCCCCGCCGGTGTAGCCGCCAGCAACTTGGCGAAGAAGTCGAGGGTCGCCTCGGGCCCCATGCCGCCCAGGACGCCGACGGTGAGCTTGGGACCCGACGGTAGCCCCTCGGACCTGGACTGGGACCTGGCTTCGACAGTCGCCACTAGTCGAGGATCACACCCTGATAGGCGTACAGCGCGGGCGAGCCGCCGGTGTGGAGGAAGAGCACCCGCTCGCTGGCATCGAGCGTGCCGCTCCTCACCAGGCCGATGAGCCCGGCCGCTGCCTTGCCGGTATAGACCGGATCGAGCAGGATCCCTTCGAGCCGGGCGAAGAGGCGGATCGCCTCCACCATCTCCGGAGTGGGCAGCGAGTAGCCAGGCCCCACATAGTCGTCCACCACGGTAACGGCCTCGCGGGGAACGCCCTGACGGCTGCCGCACAGCTCGGCAGCCTGCTGGGCGAGGCCGTGGATCTTCTCCTCCTGCGGGCCCTTCTGGGCTCGGGTACTCACTCCCAACACGGGCAGGTCGGTCGAATGGGCGTGGAGGCCAGCCAGCAGGCCGGAGTGGGTGCCGCCAGAGCCGCTCGCCACCACCAGCCGATCGAAGGGCAGTTGCATCTCGAACGATTGCCGCACTATCTCGGCCGCGCAAGAGACGTAGCCGAGGGCGCCGAGGGCGTTCGAGCCGCCCCCGGGGACGACGTACCCCTTACGCCCTTCCGCTTCCAGTTCGGTCACGACCTCGTTCATCGCCGCGTTCACGTCGCTGTCGCCGGGCACGACGGTTATCGCCTCCACCCCCAGCAGTCGGTAGAGGAAGTTGTTGCCGCTTGCGTCCGGGTCGTACGAATTGGGCACCCTCTCCTCGATCACCAGACGGCAGGCGAGGCCCTCCTTCACGGCGGCTGCCAGCGTGAGGCGGCAGTGGTTCGACTGAACCGCGCCCACGGTCACCAGCGTGTCGGCGCCCTGGGCGATGGCGTCCGCGACCAGGAACTCCAGTTTGCGAGTCTTGTTCCCGCCCGCGGTCAGACCCAGCTGGTCATCTCGTTTGATCCAGATCTCGGGACCGCCCAGGTGCTGGCTCAGTCGCTCGAGTCGTTCGATGGGGGTGGGCCCGCTCGTGTAGCGGCGCCTGGGGAATCGGGCTAGATTCATCTCTGTCCTCTGCTTTCCGTGGAGATCTGGTAGCGAACAGGATAGCGCGTCACGACGTACCAGCCGAGCGGTCGTTCTGGTGCGGGATGTAAACTGTGCCCACCATGCGACGGCAGCGGATGGAAGTGGACGGAGAGAGGTGCACGCGGTGACGGTCAGCGAACGGCAGGAGCGGGTGGCGCGCAATCCGGGCGTTCCCCTCGAGGAGGGGTGGTTCCGGCAGGCGCAGGTGAACCTGTCGGCTGCCGAGCGCCGGAGTGCCACCATGGGCACCAGGCGCAGCGTGAAGAAGGCGTGGCAGGCTGCGTGGCTGCTGAAAGCCGTGAGCCTGATCGACCTAACCACCCTCTCCGGTGACGACACGCCCGGACGGGTCAGGCGTCTTTGCGCCAAGGCGCGCAACCCGGTCAGGGCCGACCTCCTCGAACAACTCGGTGCTGCCGACCTCGGCCTGACAGTGGCTGCCGTCTGCGTCTATCACGCGATGGTTCCTGTCGCGGTGCAGGCGCTGCGCGGTAGCGGCATCCCGGTCGCCGCCGTCTCGACCGGCTTCCCCGCCGGCCTCAGTCCGTTCGAACAGCGCCTGGCCGAGATCCGCGCCTCGGTGGCTGCCGGCGCCGAAGAGATCGATATCGTCGTGAGCCGCCGTCACGTCCTGCTGGGCGACTGGCCCGCCCTCTACGACGAGGTGCGGGCGTTCCGCGACGCCTGCGGCGAAGCCCACATGAAGGCGATCCTCGCTACCGGCGAGCTGGGGACGTTGCGTAACGTGTACAAGGCCTCGATGGTTGCGATGATGGCGGGAAGCGACTTCATCAAGACGTCGACCGGCAAGGAGCCCGTCAACGCAACTCTGCCGGTCGGGCTCACCATGGCCAGGGCGATCCGTGACTACTACGAGCGAACGGGTTACCGCATTGGCCTCAAGCCCGCCGGCGGCATCAAGAGCGCCAAGGAGGCGCTGGTGTGGCTGATCATGATCAAGGAGGAGCTCGGCAGGCCGTGGCTCGAGCCGGAACTGTTCCGCTTCGGCGCTTCGAGTCTGCTGGCCGACATCGAAAGGCAAGTCGAGCACTTCGCTACCGGTCGTTACTCGGCCGGCTTCCGCCACCCGCTCGGATGAGCTCGGCGAGCATGGTTGGCGGCTGCAGGCGGGGGCCAGGGACCGGGTCCGGGCATAGGAGAGCAGCGTGAGCAGCGTCAAGGAGATCTTCGAGACGATGGAGTACGGCCCGGCGCCGGAGGGAAGCGCGCCGGCGACGCAGTGGCTCGAGCGCCACGAGCGCAGCTTCGGGCATTTCATCGGCGGCCGTTTCGTCGAACCGGAGGCGGGCGAGAAGTTCGAGACGATCAATCCTGCCAACGGTGAGCTCCTGGCGCGGGTCGCCCAGGGCACGGAGTCCGACGTCGACAAGGCGGTTGCAGCTGCCGGGGAGGCCCGGGCAGAGTGGGGATCGCTCACCCCCCACGCGCGGTCGCGCCACATCTACTCTCTGGCCCGGCGGATCCAGAAACACAGCCGCCTCTTCGCCGTCATCGAGTCGCTCGACAACGGCAAGCCGATCCGCGAGACCAGGGACCTCGACATACCGCTTGCCGCCCGCCACTTCTATCACCACGCCGGCTGGGCGCAGCTGCTGGAGAGCGAGTTCCCCGGCTACCGGGGCGTAGGGGTGTGCGGGCAGATAATCCCCTGGAACTTCCCGCTGCTGATGCTCTCCTGGAAGGTGGCGCCGGCACTGGCCGCCGGCTGCACGGTAGTCCTCAAGCCGGCCGAGTTCACGCCGCTCACCGCGCTCCTCTTCGCGCAGGTGGCCCGCGACGCCGGCATCCCCGACGGAGTCTTCAACGTGGTCACCGGCGACGGCAGCACGGGAGAACTGATCGTCCAGCACCCGGAGATCGACAAGCTGGCGTTCACCGGCTCCACCGAGGTTGGGCGGATCATCCGGAGAAGCAGCGCCGGCAGCGGCAAGAAGCTTTCGCTGGAGCTGGGCGGCAAGAGTCCCTTCCTCGTATTCGATGACGCCGATCTGGACGCTGCGGTCGAGGGCGTGGTGGACGCCATCTGGTTCAACCAGGGCCAGGTGTGCTGCGCCGGATCCAGGCTTCTCGTCCAGGAGGGCGTCGCCGACAGGCTGCACGACAAGCTGCGGGCCCGCATGGAGGCGATGCGGATGGGCGACCCGCTCGACAAGTCGATCGACCTCGGAGCGATCATCGCCCCGGTGCAACTGCAGAAGATCGAGCGGCTCGTCGAGGAGGGGAAGGCGCAGGGCGCGCGCTGCTGGCAGCCTTCCTGGTCGGTGCCCGAGGAAGGTCTCTTCTATCCGCCGACCCTCTTCACCGAGGTCGAGCCGGCCTCTCTGCTCGCCCAGGTCGAGATCTTCGGCCCGGTTCTGGCGTCGATGACGTTCCGGACGCCGGCCGAGGCGGTGGAACTCGCGAACGACAGCCGCTACGGTCTGGCCGCCTCGCTCTGGACCGAGAACATCGACCTGGCGCTCGACATCGCTCCGAAACTTGCGGCCGGGGTGGTGTGGATCAACAGCACCAACATGTTCGACGGCGCCGCCGGCTTCGGCGGTTACCGCGAGAGCGGCTACGGCCGCGAGGGTGGTCGCGAGGGGATGTACGAGTACCTGGTGCCGGTCTGGGAGGCGGAACTGGCGGTCGTGGAGGCAGAGGAGCACGCCATCGTGGCCGGACCGGGAGATGGCGATCTGCCCGGCGGCAACGGCAGCGCTTCGGCCAGAATCGACCGGACAGCAAAGCTCTACATCGGCGGGAAGCAGGCCCGGCCCGACGGCGGCTACAGTTACCCGGTGGTGGGTAGGGCCGGCGATATCGTCGGGGAGGCCAGCCTGGGCAACCGCAAGGATATCCGGAACGCGGTCGAGGCGGCCCGCAAGGCCACTGCCTGGAGCATCGCCAGCGGTCACAACCGGGCCCAGGTGCTCTACTACCTGGCCGAGAACCTGGCGGCAAGGGCTCGAGAGTTCGAGGAGCGGCTCCAGCTCATGACCGGCTCGAGCCGCTCGCGAGACGAGGTGGAACTCTCCGTCTCGCGCCTCTTCACCTACGCGGCCTGGGCCGACAAGTACGACGGCGCGGTACACCACACCCCGTACCGGAACGTGACCCTGGCGATGAACGAGCCGTGGGGGATCATGGGCATCGTCTGCCCCGAAGAATCACCGTTGCTGGCTTTCGTCTCACTGGTGGCGCCGGCGGTGGCGCTGGGCAACCGGGTGGTGGCGGTCCCCTCCTCACGCTGGCCGCTCGCGGCGACCGACCTCTACCAGGTTCTCGAGACCTCCGACGTGCCGGCAGGAGTGATCAACATCGTCACCGGCGACCGGAACGAGCTCGCCAACGTCCTTGCCCTGCACGACGAGGTCGCCAGTATCTGGTACCTGGGAACGCAGGAGGGCAGCCGGATGGTCGAGGAGGCCTCGACAGGCAACCTCAAAGCGACCTGGGTGAGCTACGGCAAGAAGCGCGACTGGTTCGACCCCAGGCAGGCAGAGGGACGCGAGTACCTGCGGCGCGCCAGCCAGGTCAAGAACATCTGGGTGCCGTACGGAGAGTGACCCTGCTGCGCCGCGAGGCGCCGCCTCATGAAGGATGCGACGGCGCCAACTGGGCGTTGGCTCTCGACGGGATCGCTCCCGAACCGCTAAGTTGAGGTCCCTGGACTCCAACCGGGGGAAAGCGAGGGGGCATGAGCGGCTTGGTCCGTATACGTTCCGAATCACGAAATGTTCGCCACCTGGTGAACCGCTGGCAGCACCGCCACGGAGTCAGCGGCGCCGTGTACCAGGCAGATCCGAGCACTCTGCTGGTCACGGCCGATACCTCGGTCGAGGCTCTCGAAGATCTGGTGCGCTCCTTGCAGAGCAGCGACCTGGAGGTCGAGATCATCTGGCGTGAAGGCGACCTGCTGCAGGCCTGAGCCCCATCCGACACGGCATAGATCGCATTCTCTGCTTATAACGAGCTGATGACGGCGGCGATCGACGAGAGGTTGAGCAGCGCCCTGCGAGGCTACGCCCGCGGGGTGCTTGGGGCGATGCTCGTCAGTATCCCGCTGCTGGCCACGATGGAGATGTGGTGGCTGGGATTCCTGATCCCGCCCTTCCGCTTGCTGTTCTTCCTGCTCGCCAACTTCGCCCTGCTCGTGGTCCTCGAATATTTCAGCGGCTTCCAGAAGGGTCACGTCCGTCTGCTGGAGGAGGTGCAGGATGCGGTCGACGCCTACGGCATAGGCCTACTGGTGGCAACCGTCGTGCTCTTCCTGTTCGGAGTCATCGGGCCCGGCATGTCCCTTCGGGAGATCGCGGGCAAGATCATCATCGAAACCATACCGCTGTCGATCGGAGCTTCGATCGCCGTCTCGGTCCTCGGCGAGAAGGATCCGACCAACGAGCGCCGCAAGCGCAGAGCCGGTTTCTGGGGGAGCCAGGTCATCGGTGTAGCCGGAGCGGTCTACTTCGGGTTCAACGTGGCTCCCACCGAAGAGCCGGTCATCATCGGCCTGGGACTCACCTGGTGGCACGCGGTCCTGCTGCTGGTCATCGGCCTGCTGCTCACCCATGCGATCGTCTTCTCGGTCGGTTTCGCGGGCAGCTACCGGATACCAGGGGGCCGCACCTGGTGGGGCTCGCTGCTCCGCACCGGGGTCGTCTCCTACACTCTTGCGCTGGGCGTCAGCGCCCTCATGCTCTGGCTCTTCGGCCGGATCGACGACTCGACCGGACTTACCCCCGCCCTCCACATGATCGTCACCCTCGGGTTCGTCAACTCGCTCGGCTCGGCTGCCGCCAAGCTGATCATCTGACATGGGGGCCGAGGCCGGTAGGGGCAGAGGAGTTGCCGAGGGCAAGAGCGGAGGAGTTGCCAAGGGCAGAGGAGTTGCCGAGGGCAGGGGCAGAGGAGTAGCCGGGGCCGAGCGCAACGGACCAGACGGCAAGCAGGCCCAGGCGGCCGCCCGGTCGAACGACCGTCACGATCGGAAGCGGAACGACGAGCGTCCGCGCGAGACTCGACTGCAGATCGTCGTCACCTGGATCAGCAGCATCCTGCTCCTGAGCATCGTCGGCTACCTCGTCTGGGAGGGAACCCGGCCGTTCACCCCTGCCGCCTTCACCGCCCGGGTCGCGGAGATCCGGCAGCACGCCGACGACTACTTCGTGCGGCTCGAGGTCAGCAACGTCGGTGGTCAGAGCGTCCAGGGGCTTACCGTGGTGCTCGAGCTGCTCGACGGAGAGACGATCGTCGAGACGGCCGAGGGTGTCCTCGACTGGCTCCCGGAGGATTCCACCCGAGATCTGGTGCTCATACTGCAGCACGACCCCAGGAGCTTGAGCCCGGACGTCAGCTACGACTCGTACCGGATCCCCTGATCCTCCGCGTGGTCGTTGCTCGACCGGACGGCCGGGTAGCAGGCGTTATCTTTAGGCATGGAGAGTAGATACTGTCGATCGAACCGGGAGCGTCCGGTATCCCTTGGAGCGCTGGTCACGGCGCTGCTGCTGAGCCTCTCGCTGTGGGCGAGCGCATCGGCGCAAGGGGTGTTCGAGCGCCCAGTGCGCATCGGGGTGATCCTTCCGCCTGCCGCGATGGAGGAGGTCCCTGTCGGGGAGGTGCCTGCCACGGTGGGTCAGTCGGCCCGGCTGGGCGCGCAGTTCGCGCGTGACGAGCTCGTGCACAACGCCGCGCTGTTGGGCATCGATGTAGACATCCTGGTGGAAGGCGCAGAGGATTCCGAGGTGGTGCAGGTCGCCGAGCGGCTGGTCGACGAGGAGGGCGCCTTCGGACTGGTAGGGGGCTTCGGCCGCGAGGCAGCCGTCCAACTGAGCGCCTTCGCCGCCGAGCGCGGTATCCCGTTCATGAACATAGGCTGGCCGGGTGACGAGCTACGCAACGAGCAGTGCAGTCGCTACACCTTCCACGTGGCGCCCAGCGACGCCATGTACCTCGACGCTCTGACGGGCTGGTTCGTTCGGGCCGGCT contains these protein-coding regions:
- a CDS encoding amino acid racemase, with amino-acid sequence MATVEARSQSRSEGLPSGPKLTVGVLGGMGPEATLDFFAKLLAATPAGRDQDRLRVLIDNNPQVPNRNEAVAGTGPSPAPLLANMARGLEAAGAQLLVMPCNAAHAFEAEIRAAVKVPFLSIIVETVAATSRLGIQRVGVLAAAGTLDAGLYANAFERNGIEALEPRGEARDEFMELLYLFKSGDAGKGVRIRMRALANSLVGAGAEAIVAGCTEVPLLLGEVDVPVPLVNSTDVLVDATAEVATGRRLPSEPELDPHG
- a CDS encoding D-cysteine desulfhydrase → MNLARFPRRRYTSGPTPIERLERLSQHLGGPEIWIKRDDQLGLTAGGNKTRKLEFLVADAIAQGADTLVTVGAVQSNHCRLTLAAAVKEGLACRLVIEERVPNSYDPDASGNNFLYRLLGVEAITVVPGDSDVNAAMNEVVTELEAEGRKGYVVPGGGSNALGALGYVSCAAEIVRQSFEMQLPFDRLVVASGSGGTHSGLLAGLHAHSTDLPVLGVSTRAQKGPQEEKIHGLAQQAAELCGSRQGVPREAVTVVDDYVGPGYSLPTPEMVEAIRLFARLEGILLDPVYTGKAAAGLIGLVRSGTLDASERVLFLHTGGSPALYAYQGVILD
- a CDS encoding Lrp/AsnC family transcriptional regulator: MKPASYEQLDATDRRIVDYLREDGRMPYREIARRIGSSESMVRKRVNRLLEQGWMRILAISDPLQLGVPILATTYLKVSPRAVEAVTDSIARSRAVRYVAVGVGSYNVVVESLHADNAELHRFIQSELGLEGIISSETIQVVAIKKSVWDWEIPSSRAS
- a CDS encoding aldehyde dehydrogenase family protein, which codes for MSSVKEIFETMEYGPAPEGSAPATQWLERHERSFGHFIGGRFVEPEAGEKFETINPANGELLARVAQGTESDVDKAVAAAGEARAEWGSLTPHARSRHIYSLARRIQKHSRLFAVIESLDNGKPIRETRDLDIPLAARHFYHHAGWAQLLESEFPGYRGVGVCGQIIPWNFPLLMLSWKVAPALAAGCTVVLKPAEFTPLTALLFAQVARDAGIPDGVFNVVTGDGSTGELIVQHPEIDKLAFTGSTEVGRIIRRSSAGSGKKLSLELGGKSPFLVFDDADLDAAVEGVVDAIWFNQGQVCCAGSRLLVQEGVADRLHDKLRARMEAMRMGDPLDKSIDLGAIIAPVQLQKIERLVEEGKAQGARCWQPSWSVPEEGLFYPPTLFTEVEPASLLAQVEIFGPVLASMTFRTPAEAVELANDSRYGLAASLWTENIDLALDIAPKLAAGVVWINSTNMFDGAAGFGGYRESGYGREGGREGMYEYLVPVWEAELAVVEAEEHAIVAGPGDGDLPGGNGSASARIDRTAKLYIGGKQARPDGGYSYPVVGRAGDIVGEASLGNRKDIRNAVEAARKATAWSIASGHNRAQVLYYLAENLAARAREFEERLQLMTGSSRSRDEVELSVSRLFTYAAWADKYDGAVHHTPYRNVTLAMNEPWGIMGIVCPEESPLLAFVSLVAPAVALGNRVVAVPSSRWPLAATDLYQVLETSDVPAGVINIVTGDRNELANVLALHDEVASIWYLGTQEGSRMVEEASTGNLKATWVSYGKKRDWFDPRQAEGREYLRRASQVKNIWVPYGE
- the deoC gene encoding deoxyribose-phosphate aldolase, producing the protein MTVSERQERVARNPGVPLEEGWFRQAQVNLSAAERRSATMGTRRSVKKAWQAAWLLKAVSLIDLTTLSGDDTPGRVRRLCAKARNPVRADLLEQLGAADLGLTVAAVCVYHAMVPVAVQALRGSGIPVAAVSTGFPAGLSPFEQRLAEIRASVAAGAEEIDIVVSRRHVLLGDWPALYDEVRAFRDACGEAHMKAILATGELGTLRNVYKASMVAMMAGSDFIKTSTGKEPVNATLPVGLTMARAIRDYYERTGYRIGLKPAGGIKSAKEALVWLIMIKEELGRPWLEPELFRFGASSLLADIERQVEHFATGRYSAGFRHPLG
- a CDS encoding TIGR02587 family membrane protein, producing the protein MTAAIDERLSSALRGYARGVLGAMLVSIPLLATMEMWWLGFLIPPFRLLFFLLANFALLVVLEYFSGFQKGHVRLLEEVQDAVDAYGIGLLVATVVLFLFGVIGPGMSLREIAGKIIIETIPLSIGASIAVSVLGEKDPTNERRKRRAGFWGSQVIGVAGAVYFGFNVAPTEEPVIIGLGLTWWHAVLLLVIGLLLTHAIVFSVGFAGSYRIPGGRTWWGSLLRTGVVSYTLALGVSALMLWLFGRIDDSTGLTPALHMIVTLGFVNSLGSAAAKLII
- a CDS encoding ABC transporter substrate-binding protein gives rise to the protein MTRTLLRPLFVGLLVALFGLASAQQQGGTLVAAWAQDPVGLDPHITSAYSSFQVLENVLDTLVTLDAEQNVVPSLAESWEVSDDGLTYTFHLRDGIMFSNGTEMTAQDVVRVYDRMLDPATGSGNAYLLAGVTDVAAPDESTVVLTLEAPNAALLGHLAVNKSVGIFAEESVEADGTINIPIGTGPFRITDYRPGNLVMLERNEHYWREGLPYLDAVEIQIITDGSVRRTALVSGDVDWAISIPPQSVEQLSESEEVVVDETTAGAYWYIGVNTEREPLDDVKVRQALSYALQRDNIVLAATFGIAEPTQDPIPSSSAWALGYAPYEYDPEKARQLLEEAGVGDGFELEIMPTTQYEESIRIAQVVQQNLASVGIDATIRTLEWAEWLEEEGAGNYDTYICSWNGLVDPDDYFYAQHKTGEVFNFTGYSNPRVDELLVEGRRTQGFIERLPIYEEINRIVVDEAPYIYLYNPLNIHAYRPYVQGFETRTDQAVRFAETWLDN